A genomic stretch from Tenrec ecaudatus isolate mTenEca1 chromosome X, mTenEca1.hap1, whole genome shotgun sequence includes:
- the LAGE3 gene encoding EKC/KEOPS complex subunit LAGE3 yields MQNADADAGDQAGGAGDQEGGVEHLEERGGPGDPNPEGALAANIPQVVRVVHLPGPGGDADPLGATGPGIRRHQFSLMVPFRTRDGAEIARESLAPDAEPQRGVVHKEIALNGNALVVRWTSEDPRLLRISIITFLDQLSMVVQTMQRFGPHRNR; encoded by the exons ATGCAGAACGCGGACGCAGACGCAGGCGATCAGGCAGGCGGCGCAGGCGACCAGGAAGGCGGCGTCGAGCACCTGGAGGAACGCGGCGGCCCCGGCGACCCGAACCCTGAGGGCGCCCTGGCCGCCAACATTCCTCAGGTCGTTCGAGTAGTCCACCTCCCCGGGCCCGGCGGAGACGCCGACCCATTGGGGGCCACCGGGCCCGGGATCCGCCGGCACCAGTT CTCCCTGATGGTACCTTTCCGGACGCGCGATGGGGCAGAAATAGCCCGCGAGTCTTTAGCTCCGGATGCCGAGCCGCAGCGCGGTGTGGTCCACAAGGAGATCGCCTTGAACGGCAACGCCCTGGTGGT CCGGTGGACATCGGAGGATCCCCGCCTCCTGCGTATCTCCATCATCACCTTCCTGGATCAACTGTCTATGGTAGTCCAGACTATGCAGCGATTCGGACCCCATCGCAACCGTTGA